One part of the Cottoperca gobio chromosome 14, fCotGob3.1, whole genome shotgun sequence genome encodes these proteins:
- the slc22a6l gene encoding solute carrier family 22 member 6, which yields MGFGDLLELVGGTGRFQILHVTLLCIPVLMMASHNLLQNFVAAVPPHFCSAHTNLSQSELSPEERLLVTVPLDQTGKPERCRRYTAPQWHLLTKNESSGSWEEGDSKDGLDVELQGCKDGWSYNMTEMSTTIISDWHLVCDERSLKQMGQTIYMGGVLLGALVFGGLSDRYGRRILLLISNLLMAVAGTCAAFSNSFSLFCLFRFGCGMALSGLGLNTFSLIVEWIPTRVRTMAGTLTGYCYTFGQLMLAVIAYFIRDWRWLMLAVSLPFYVFFLISWWFHESSRWLVMSNKPEQAIKNLKSVAKFNGRHEEGEKIDMKMLQESMKKEMACSHGTYSVLDLFRTPKMRKITICLSAVWLSTSFAYYGLAMDLQKFGVNIYLMQVIFGAVDIPAKVIITVSMSFIGRRPSQCGALVMAGVTILINLLVPYDKHTARTCLAVMGKGCLAASFNCCYLYSGELYPTIIRQNGMGWVSMIARVGAMVAPMVLLISDQMPWLPGLIYGGAPILSGVAAIFLPETLGSPLPDTIQDVEDRLWTNLHNKIAQATKRPT from the exons ATGGGGTTTGGTGACCTCCTAGAGCTGGTAGGGGGCACAGGACGCTTCCAGATCCTGCATGTGACCCTTCTCTGCATACCTGTCCTGATGATGGCCAGTCACAACCTGCTGCAGAACTTTGTGGCTGCGGTGCCTCCTCACTTCTGCAgcgcacacacaaacctctctcAGTCCGAGTTGAGCCCGGAGGAAAGGCTGCTGGTCACAGTGCCTCTAGACCAGACAGGGAAGCCGGAGAGGTGCCGGCGTTATACTGCACCACAGTGGCACCTCCTGACTAAAAATGAGAGCTCCGGTTCATGGGAGGAGGGTGACTCTAAAGATGGTTTGGATGTTGAACTGCAGGGATGCAAAGATGGATGGTCCTATAACATGACTGAAATGAGCACGACGATCATATCTGAT TGGCATTTGGTGTGTGATGAGCGCTCTTTGAAGCAAATGGGACAAACGATCTACATGGGAGGTGTGCTTTTGGGAGCTCTTGTCTTTGGAGGTCTTTCAGACAG ATATGGTCGACGCATCCTCTTGCTCATTTCTAACCTGCTGATGGCAGTGGCGGGAACATGTGCTGCTTTCTCCAACTCCTTCTCGCTCTTCTGCCTGTTCCGCTTTGGTTGTGGCATGGCTCTGTCCGGCCTGGGGCTCAACACCTTCTCGCTCA TTGTGGAGTGGATCCCCACTCGTGTGCGGACTATGGCGGGGACCTTAACAGGTTACTGTTACACATTTGGACAGTTGATGCTGGCAGTCATAGCCTACTTCATCCGGGACTGGAGGTGGTTAATGCTGGCTGTGTCTTTGCCCTTCTATGTCTTCTTCCTCATCTCATG GTGGTTTCATGAATCTTCAAGATGGTTAGTTATGAGTAATAAGCCTGAACAAGCCATCAAGAACCTTAAAAGTGTGGCTAAATTTAACGGACGGCACGAAGAGGGAGAAAAAATTGACATGAAA ATGCTGCAGGAGTCCATGAAGAAAGAGATGGCCTGTTCGCATGGCACCTACTCTGTCCTGGATCTGTTCCGCACACCCAAAATGAGGAAAATAACGATCTGCCTCAGTGCTGTCTG GTTATCAACAAGCTTTGCTTACTATGGTCTTGCTATGGATCTGCAAAAGTTTGGGGTGAACATCTATTTAATGCAAGTGATCTTTGGAGCTGTCGACATCCCTGCTAAAGTCATCATAACTGTGTCTATGAGTTTTATTGGACGCCGTCCATCACAATGTGGTGCTCTCGTTATGGCTGGAGTCACTATTTTGATCAACCTGCTGGTACCTTATG ATAAACATACTGCACGCACCTGTCTGGCAGTGATGGGTAAAGGTTGCCTTGCTGCCTCCTTCAACTGCTGCTACCTTTACTCTGGAGAGCTTTACCCAACCATCATTCG TCAGAATGGCATGGGCTGGGTATCTATGATAGCTCGTGTAGGAGCCATGGTGGCCCCTATGGTGCTTCTCATATCCGACCAAATGCCTTGGCTCCCGGGTTTAATCTACGGAGGAGCTCCGATTCTCAGTGGAGTGGCTGCGATATTTCTTCCTGAAACACTTGGCTCACCCCTTCCTGACACAATACAAGATGTGGAGGACAG GCTCTGGACCAACCTGCACAACAAGATCGCCCAGGCAACCAAACGTCCTACTtaa
- the pygma gene encoding glycogen phosphorylase, muscle form: MSKPLSDHDRRKQISVRGLAGTENISALKQDFNRHLHFTLVKDRNVATRRDYYFALAHTVREHLIGRWIRTQQHYYEKDPKRVYYISLEFYMGRTLQNTMVNLALENACDEAMYQLGLDMEELEDMEEDAGLGNGGLGRLAACFLDSMASLGLAGYGYGIRYEFGIFNQKIVDGWQVEEADDWLRFGNPWEKARPEYMRPVHFYGKTEHHPDGVKWVDTQVVLALPYDTPIPGYRNNFVNTMRLWSAKAPCDFKLKDFNVGGYIQAVLDRNLAENISRVLYPNDNFFEGKELRLKQEYFVVSATLQDIIRRFKVSKFGSREISRTDFNKLPDKVAIQLNDTHPAMAIPELMRVLVDEEKLQWEKAWDICVRTCAYTNHTVLPEALERWPVDLFAYLLPRHLEIVYEINRRHLERVAAKFPGDHDRMRRMSLIEEVGEKRINMAHLCIVGSHAVNGVARIHSDILKATVFKDFYEMEPNKFQNKTNGITPRRWLVMCNPGLAEVIAERIGEDFIRDLDQLQGLRDYVNDEAFIRDVAKVKQENKLKFAVHLEEHYKVKINPNSMFDVQVKRIHEYKRQLLNCLHIITYYNRIKKEPNKQWTPRTVMIGGKAAPGYHTAKMIIRLITAIGEVVNNDPVVGDRLKVIFLENYKVTLAERVIPASDLSEQISTAGTEASGTGNMKFMLNGALTIGTMDGANVEMAEEAGEENFFIFGMRVDDVDALEKKGYHAEEYYNRLPELKQAIDQIAGGFFSPKQHDLFKEIVNMLMHHDRFKVFADYEDYMKCQEKVNALYKNPKEWTKKVIYNIAGCGKFSSDRTIAQYAREIWGMEPTLETLAAPDDKQ, translated from the exons ATGTCTAAACCCTTGTCTGACCATGATAGAAGGAAACAGATTTCAGTGCGAGGCCTCGCCGGcactgaaaacatttcagcATTGAAGCAAGATTTCAACAGACATCTCCACTTTACGCTGGTCAAGGACAGAAATGTGGCTACCAGAAGGGATTACTACTTTGCTCTTGCCCACACTGTGCGGGAGCACCTGATTGGCAGATGGATCCGGACCCAGCAGCACTATTATGAGAAAGATCCCAAA CGTGTGTACTACATCTCCCTTGAGTTCTACATGGGCCGCACCCTTCAAAACACCATGGTGAACCTGGCACTGGAGAACGCCTGTGATGAGGCCATGTACCAG TTGGGTCTGGacatggaggagctggaggacatGGAGGAAGATGCTGGTTTGGGAAATGGTGGCCTGGGACGCCTTGCCG CCTGTTTCCTGGACTCCATGGCTTCACTGGGTCTGGCTGGCTATGGTTACGGTATTCGCTATGAATTCGGTATCTTCAATCAAAAAATTGTCGATGGCTGGCAG GTTGAGGAGGCTGATGATTGGCTGCGCTTTGGCAACCCCTGGGAGAAGGCCCGCCCTGAGTACATGCGTCCAGTGCATTTCTATGGCAAGACCGAACACCATCCCGATGGTGTCAAATGGGTTGACACTCAG GTAGTGCTGGCCTTGCCATATGACACCCCTATCCCTGGCTATAGAAACAACTTTGTCAACACCATGAGGCTGTGGTCAGCGAAGGCACCTTGCGATTTTAAACTTAAAGACT TCAATGTCGGTGGCTACATTCAGGCTGTTTTGGACAGAAACTTGGCTGAGAACATTTCCCGTGTGCTGTATCCCAACGACAAT TTCTTTGAAGGGAAGGAGCTCCGTCTGAAGCAAGAATACTTTGTGGTGTCTGCCACCCTGCAAGACATTATCCGTCGTTTCAAGGTCTCTAAGTTTGGCTCCAGGGAGATTTCTCGCACAGACTTCAACAAACTGCCTGACAAG GTTGCCATCCAGCTGAATGACACTCACCCAGCCATGGCTATTCCTGAGCTGATGAGGGTTCTGGTTGATGAGGAGAAACTTCAATGGGAGAAG GCCTGGGACATCTGTGTGCGCACCTGTGCCTACACCAATCACACCGTCCTTCCTGAAGCTCTGGAGCGCTGGCCAGTCGACCTGTTCGCTTATCTGCTGCCTCGTCACCTGGAAATCGTCTATGAGATCAACCGTCGCCACCTGGAG AGAGTCGCTGCTAAGTTTCCTGGTGATCATGATCGTATGCGCCGCATGTCCCTCATTGAGGAAGTCGGAGAGAAGAGGATCAACATGGCCCATTTGTGCATTGTGGGATCCCATGCTGTCAATGGAGTGGCCCGGATTCACTCTGACATCCTGAAAGCTACTGT TTTCAAGGACTTCTATGAAATGGAGCCAAATAAGTTCCAAAACAAGACCAACGGCATCACTCCTCGCCGCTGGCTGGTCATGTGCAACCCAGGGCTGGCTGAGGTCATCGCCGAG AGAATTGGTGAGGACTTCATCCGTGACCTCGACCAGCTTCAGGGTCTTCGTGATTATGTGAATGATGAGGCGTTCATCCGCGATGTCGCCAAAGTGAAGCAG GAAAACAAGTTGAAGTTTGCTGTGCACTTGGAGGAGCACTACAAGGTGAAGATCAACCCCAACTCCATGTTCGACGTTCAAGTCAAGAGAATCCATGAATACAAGAGACAGCTGCTCAACTGTCTGCACATCATCACCTACTATAACC GCATCAAGAAAGAGCCTAACAAGCAGTGGACCCCAAGAACTGTCATGATTGGAGGAAAG GCTGCTCCCGGATACCACACCGCCAAGATGATTATTCGTCTGATCACAGCTATTGGTGAGGTGGTCAACAATGATCCTGTGGTCGGAGACCGTCTCAAAGTCATCTTTTTGGAGAACTACAAAGTCACACTGGCAGAAAGAG tCATCCCCGCCTCTGACCTGTCAGAGCAGATCTCCACAGCTGGCACTGAGGCCTCTGGCACCGGCAACATGAAGTTCATGTTGAACGGTGCTCTAACCATCGGTACCATGGACGGAGCCAACGTTGAGATGGCCGAGGAGGCCGGCGAGGAAAACTTTTTCATCTTCGGCATGAGGGTGGATGACGTCGATGCACTTGAGAAGAAAGG ATACCACGCTGAAGAGTACTACAACCGCCTGCCTGAGTTGAAACAGGCTATTGACCAGATTGCTGGAGGCTTCTTTAGCCCAAAGCAGCATGACCTGTTTAAAGAAATTGTCAACATGCTGATGCATCATGACAG ATTTAAGGTCTTTGCTGACTATGAAGACTACATGAAATGCCAGGAGAAAGTCAATGCTCTTTACAAG AACCCCAAGGAATGGACCAAGAAGGTGATCTACAACATTGCCGGATGTGGCAAGTTCTCCAGTGATCGCACCATTGCCCAGTATGCTCGGGAGATCTGGGGCATGGAGCCCACACTTGAGACGCTCGCCGCCCCTGACGATAAGCAATAA